A genomic window from Sorex araneus isolate mSorAra2 chromosome 2, mSorAra2.pri, whole genome shotgun sequence includes:
- the MRAP gene encoding melanocortin-2 receptor accessory protein yields MASPTNASAPYYSYEYYLDYLDLIPVDEKKLKVNKHSVVIAFWVGLAAFVLLLFLILLYMSWPGSPQARGHAQRPTTCPWAQGLHLPFCIRRQRPQGTPQTPASSVEEGGSVGGLAGPEEDRQGSASPAYVSPSTAPLWEPVLDGNPHSVG; encoded by the exons ATGGCCAGCCCCACCAACGCCTCCGCGCCCTACTACAGCTACGAGTACTACCTCGACTACCTGGACCTCATCCCCGTGGACGAGAAGAAGCTGAAAGTCAATAAAC ACTCTGTGGTCATCGCTTTCTGGGTGGGCCTGGCGGCTTTcgtgctcctcctcttcctcatcctgctCTACATGTCCTGGCCCGGCTCCCCACAGGCGCG CGGCCACGCCCAGCGCCCCACCACCTGCCCCTGGGCCCAGGGCCTCCACCTCCCTTTCTGTATCCGGAGGCAGCGGCCCCAAGGGACCCCCCAGACCCCGGCCAGCTCCGTCGAGGAAGGGGGCAGCGTTGGAGGATTGGCTGGTCCCGAGGAGGACCGGCAGGGGTCAGCAAGCCCCGCCTACGTCTCTCCCTCCACAGCCCCCCTCTGGGAGCCGGTCCTGGATGGGAACCCCCACAGTGTCGGATGA